Genomic DNA from Fimbriimonas ginsengisoli Gsoil 348:
GATCCGGCACGTCGGCGACACCGCGCCGCTCAAGCGGCCGTACGGTCAAGAAGAAGCTGCGGGCGCGGCCGTGTATTTCTTGAGTGACCTTTCCAAAGGAATCACCGGGCAAATCCTTTTCGTCGATTCGGGCTATTCCGTCGTCGCAATGTAGATGAGGGTACTCACCGTCCCGAACTGGTCGTTCGGCCGAGGCCCGTCGCTGCTTGGAAGCTTCCAGGAGGAGCTTTCCACTGCGGATGTGAGGGTCCACTACACTGTCTCGGACGTCGACCATAACCGTACGGTGACCGCTTTCAGCGGCGATGTCGCGGCGGTCGAGTCCACGTTGCTCCGCCTTTGCGATCTCGCCTTCGGGTGGATCGACATGCGGGACCACGTCGGCGTGCACCCCCGAGTCGGCGCGTTGGATGTCTGCCCGTTTGTGCCCTTGGAGCCGGGGGACCATGCCGTTCGGGAATCTCTGGCATTAGCCGAGCGAGTGGCCGCTCGGATCGGCGGCGGGTATGGCGTGCCCGTGTTCCTCTATGAGAAGAGTGAGCGAGGCCGGCACGAGGCAGACCTGCCGGCACTTAGGCGAGGCGGGTTCGAGGCGCTTCGCGACCGCGAACTCCGGCCCGATTTTGGGCCCTCGCACGCACACCCGAAGCTCGGCGTCACGGTGCTCGGCGTGCGTGATTTTCTCATCGCGTTCAACGTCGACCTGGCCACCGACAATCTGGCGGTGGCCAAGGAAATCGCCAAAGAGATCCGGAATTACCGGGCGGACGGAGATCCGCGGTTCCTCGGGGTCCGCGCCCTTGGCTTTCCGCTGGCATCCCGCGGCCTCACGCAGGTGAGCATGAACCTTACGCTCCCGGACTTGACTCCCATCGACCCAATCGTCGACTGGGTCGAGACGCGGGCTGCTGAGGAGGGCGTTCTCGTCGCAGGCACCGAGCTCGTCGGCGTCATCCGAGAATCGGACCTCCGCAACGCAACGGAGCTTCAGGTCCGGCCCGAGCAAGTCCTCAAGTAAGCACGTACGCGTCCTAATGACCGTCGGAATTCTTCAAATAATTCGGTGCTTCGTGAGTGGACCCGCCCAATCAATTTCCTGGTACCTGCCTTGGAGCAATAAAAAGGAGCGGATAACGGTACTATATCACCAACATGCTTGACATTCGACCGGTTGCTCTACAGTTGGCCGAACTCGATTTGAGCCCGCTCCGAAATACCATTGAACGGCATGGATTCTGGGAGCAAGGTCAAGGGTCACTGACGTGGAGGGATAGCCTTGAGCTTTATGATGGACTGAGAGAGCCACTTGGAGTGCTTGCTTCGTCTGACATCTTCAAATCTATTCCACAGGTTTGGGCGGAGCGAATCAGCAGTGTCTCGCAGGCCCTATTAACAACCGTTAATAACGTCCAGAACATAGGTCCAAGCGGGGCTGATCCTTGGAATTTTGGCGGTCATCTGAGCAACTTACATGAAGTCTTAGTTCTAATGGGGCTCGTGACGCCTTCTGGTGTTATCCCTAAGAGTGGTGGCCTGACCTTAAGGAAAAGGGCGCAGGTGGAGGACCACGAACGATCCATTTATGCTGCTAAAGTCGAACTCGAAGAAATGCTTGCCCAGGCTCGGTTAAATCTAAATGAGCTTGCCGCTGTTGAGCAACGAGCATCGCAAACAATTGAAGTTACGAATCAGCACCGAGCGCGGGCTGAACTGGCAGCCACGCAAGCACTTGAACTCTCGGAGGAGGCAAGGGAACTTACAGCCTCGATCCACTCTTTGCGCACATCCATTGAATCTTCCCGAGAACTTGCCGAGAAAGCAGCAGATGCCGCTGCGTCAAGTCGTCAGCTTCTATCTGCGACCGTAGCCGAAGTTGCCGCGCTTACCGAAAAGCTAGACACAATGATCGTGACCTCCAATGAGAACGTTAAGAGTGATCGCGAATGGATCGCCGAGCGCAACAAAACTCTGGCGGCCTTAACAAAACAGATCGAGGATCGGTTGGTTAAGGCGACAAATGCCGGCTTATTCCATGCATTCGACACGAGGCGGAAAGGTCTAGCATTAGCTGTTTGGCTTCCCTTTGCTGTTGGATTTCTGTCGCTGATCGTTGGTGGGAGTTTGGCTTTCCGCCTGTTAAATGAGAGCGGCACAATTACAACGCTCTCAACAGCAAAAGCCCTGGTTACAGCACCTCTCTTTTACGCGGCCTTCTTTGCGTTACGGCAGTTCACACGAGAGCGCAGGCTTCAAGAGGAATACGCTTTCCGTTCTGCGATCTCAGTATCACTTGAGCCTTATCGCCAACTAATCGTAGATCATTGCGACATGGAGACACCTGAGGGGCAAAAACTGCACAATGAATTCATCGTTGGGCAGATGAATCGAATATTTGATTCCCCTACCGACCGTGTTTTCGGGGAGCCTAGGTTTAGGCAAGTGAGCGACACGAAGATCATAAGCAGTTTCTTAGATGAAGTAAAGAAAATGTCTGAGATTGTAAAATTGAAGTAGGCATTGAAGAAGGCAGCTACGGAGCCAATCTTTCGTTTCAACCACGCTCCTTGCCGTCCGTTCGGCTTTACTCGCAGAACCTGACTAGACTCCCTTTGCCGGGTGCTTTGGGTAAGTAGATGGTAAACAATTGGGCGGAGCGTGGGTTGCCGGTGGCACTACTGTTGGGAGACCAGCCGATCCTCGTCGAGATTTTAGGTAAGGACGGGGCGTGAGCTAGGCCCGCCTCACTATCTTCTCCTTCGAGCTATTGGTTTTGAGCGTTACACCGCCCCTCCACGGTACGCTCTGGCCATGTCCCTCCAGGACCTCCACGGCCTGCTTTCGAATCTGCAACGGAACCCTGGCATTCCGCTGGACCTTGATTGGGTCGACTCGATCCGGGTGAACCGGAGCGCGGCTGAGCGGCGAGCCGCGACGCTGCCGGCTCGCCGAACGGTTAAGAAGAAGTACCAGGCGGCGTGGCTGTTACGCGCCATCGCCTGCATGGACCTGACGACCCTCGGCGGGGACGATACGCCGGGAACGGTACGCCGTCTCTGCGCCAAAGCCCGTCGCCCGGTTCGACAAGAGGTGCTGGCGGCCTTGGGAGCCGAGCAACTGGGAGTTCGCGTGGGCGCGGTGTGCGTCTACCACCAGATGGTGCCTACCGCGGTCGAGGCGTTGCAAGGGTCGGGCATCCCGGTCGCCGCGGTGGCCGCCGGATTCCCCCACGGGCTTTCCCCCTTTGCCCAGCGGCTCGACGAGATTCGATCGAGCGTTGCGGCCGGAGCAACTGAGATCGACATTGTGATCACCCGCGCTCACGTCCTAACCGGCGACTGGCGGGCGCTTTACGACGAGATCGCCGCGTTTCGGGAGGCATGCGGCGAAGCGCACCTGAAGACGATTCTCGCCACCGGCGAACTCGGAACGCTGACAAACGTCGGCAAGGCCAGCGCGGTCGCCATGATGGCGGGCGCGGACTTTATCAAGACGTCCACCGGCAAGGAGACGGAGAACGCGACTCTGCCGGTCGGCCTGGTCATGGCCCGACAGATCCGTGAGTACCTGGATCGAACCGGTTACAAGGTCGGCTATAAGCCGGCCGGCGGAATCCGAACTGCGAAACAGTCGCTCGACTGGCTGATTCTGATGAAGGAAGAGCTAGGAAACGAATGGCTGCTCCCGGACCTCTTCCGCCTCGGCGCCAGCTCGCTCCTCACCGACATCGAGCGCCAACTCGAACACCACGCCACCGGCCGATACGCCGCCACCCATCATCAGCCGATGCCGTAAAGCGTGAAGCGTGAAGCGTGAAGCGTGAAGCGTGAAGCGAACTTTTGCGCAATACCCTTTCCTTCGCGCCTCGCGCCTCGCGCCTCGCGCCTCGCGCCTCGAACTGCCCAACGCCCAACGCCTCCACCTCTCCATAATCACTTCAAGCACATGGGACTTGTGGACGACTTTAAGGGGTGGGCGCGAAGGCAGGGTGCTCCGGTAACCGTCGCGATTATCGGGTCGCTGATCGTTGTCGCCCTCGTGCTGGGGTTCGCCCAAGGGCGCGGGCTCGAGAGCATCGCGCTTTACGGGGATTGGTGGAATCGCCCTTGGACCCTGGTCACCTATCCGTGGGCGTTTATGCCGTTCCAAACCGGGATGGGCATTCTTGGAATGGTGTTCCTCGTGATGTGGGTCATGTGGGTCGGCGCCAGCTTGGAGCGGGAGATGGGGAGCGGACGTTTTGCCCTCTTTTTGCTTGCCATGACGGTCATTCCCGGGCTTGTTCTCGGCCTCGCCTCGCTCGCGTCGAAAGAGAACGTGTTGGTCGCGCAGCCCTGGCTGCCGATCGAGGGGATAACGGTCGCTTGGTGCACCCGCAATCCGTCGGCGGTGATCCACATCTTCGGCGTCTTGCCCGTGTCTGGGAAATGGCTCGGGTGGCTCACGGTCGTTGGGACCTTCCTTACCCTGGGCAGCACGAATCCGATGTTCGGGGTTCTCGCCTGCGTCCACCTCGCCCTCGCCTGGGCCTACGTTTCCGGCAAACTCCCGATTCGGTACCGAGGGGAAGGCGTCTTCCAAGTCAAGAAGAAGCCGAGTCACGCCACTCGCGCCCAAGCTCAGTACGACGAGTCGTACTACGACGAGGTCCGAAAACGAGAGAAGGAGCGAAGCGAGCGCGAGCGGCTAAGACAGCTTCTAGGGGAGTCCCAAGATGATGAAGGGGACGAGGGGCAGGGCGCGAGGCGTTGAGGCATTACCCTTTCCCAACGCCAAACGCCAAACGCCAAACGCCAAACGCCAAACGCCTACCGCCTAAGCCTCCGTACCGTCGCCTCCATCACCGCCGTCGTCTGCGCCGAGACGGTGTAGACGAGCGCCTCGCGATAGACTCTTTGCGCGGGATGGGACAGCGAGTTGGCGGCGCCGCTCGAAGCGGCGATGGCGGCGTGGGCGCAGCGAACGGCCAACTCGATCGCCCAGGCGCGGACCCTCAACCTCTCGTCCGTCGTCTCCTCGTCCACGCTTTTCTGAGCCTCGGCCGTGGCCACGTGACAGTCGGCGAGCTCCTGCTCTAGTGCCGCCGCTGCGTCGGTGAGGAATGAGATTCCCTTTTTCTCGCCGGCTTGACGGACGATGTCGATGCCGGCCTGCGCGCATCCCAGCGCGAAATGCCCTTGGAGCGCGACGTTGATTTGGTCGTTGTTCTTGATCCAGTTAGGTGGCCGAATGTAGGCAACCCGCTCTTTCGGCAAGAAGAACCCCGAGAATTCCGCGGACACGGTGTTGGCGCTCTCCATGGCGGCAAGCCGCATAGGAGGGGAAACTTTGATCTCCCTCTCCCGATCTTCCAGCGGCACAATCCCGAAGACCGACCGGCCGTCGGGAAGGGCCGCTCCGATCATGAACTCCGGGAAAAGGCCGCCGCCGGTAATCCACGGCACATGTCCCTCCAGGCGGTAGCCGCCGTCGACCGGCTCTGCCCGCATAATCGGCGGCCCGCCCCGCCGGAGCTGGCTGAAGCCGATCCCCACCAGCTTCCCGCCGTCTCCCATCTGGGGCAGATACTCGGCGGCGAGATCTTGGTTTTCGCAACTGGAGAGCATGGCGACCGCGCTTTGATGCTGCGTCGTCAAGAACGCCAGCGCGCCGGAGGTGCGGGCGATCTCCTCCTGGTACTCGCGGAACATCGGCTCCGACATCTCAGGTCCGCCAAATTTGGCCGGCCGCTTGAGCGCCATCAAGTCTCGTTCGCAAAGACCGCGCATCGCTTCCGCTACCATCGCGGGGTCTTGGTCGATCAGTTGCGCCTTAGGCGCGACCTCCTCGCGAAAATAACGCTTCGACTCTTCGAGCGCCGCCTCGGCCGATCTCATGGGCCCAGTTTATCGCAGGGCGCTTTATTCGCCGCTCGGGGGTCAGAATCAAGACCGTGACTCTCGACGACCTGCTGACCCTCCTTCACGGCTGTCCGCTCGTTGCTTCCGTTCAGGCCAGCGAAGGGTCGCCGGTGGACGACCCGGAGACCCTGCTGAAGCTCGCCCGCGCCAGCACCTTGGCCGGCGTTCGCCTGCTTCGGCTTCAGGGCGCTCGAAATATCCGCGCTATTCGCCGCGGAACCGGTGTGCCGGTGATCGGGCTAATCAAGCGGACCTATCCTGACAGCGACGTGTACATCACCCCCACGATCTGGGAAGTCGACGAAGTGATCGACGAAGGGGCCGAGGTCGTGGCGCTCGACGCCACCGCTCGCCACCGATCCGGGGACGCGCTTCTGGGCGACCTTATCGCCCATGCCCACAGCCGCGAAGCGCTCGTTTTGGCCGACATCGACACCGTCGAGAACGCCGTGGCGGCCGTTGCCGCGGGCGCCGACATGGTGAGCACGACCCTGGGCGGCTACACCTCCGAGCGGGCGGCCACCACGGGCGCGGATCTGGAGTTGCTTAGGCAGACGATCGCCGCCGTGACGGTTCCGGTTTTTGCGGAGGGGCGCTATGCGCACCGCTGGGAGATCGATGCGGCATTGCGCATCGGTGCGGCAGGCGTGATCGTCGGCGGAGCCCTCAACGATCCCGTGAAGCAGACCCGGGCCCTCATGCCGGTCCGATTCGAGGGGGACAAGGTTGGCGCGGTCGACATCGGAGGCACCTGGCTCCGCTTCGGAACCTTTACCTCCGACTGGAAGCTTATCGAGGTGGAGAGAACTCCTAATCCGCCCAAGCGGGAGGAGCGCCTGCAATGGATCCGCGACCGGATTCAGGCGAGCGGCGTTCATCGGGTTGGGGTTAGCACCGGCGGTATCGTCGATCCCCGGACCGGGTTGGTTTGGAAGGCCAAGGAATATCTGATGGCAGACCACGTCGGCATCGTCTTTAGCGAGGAGACGTTGGGGATTCCGACGTTCGCTATCGGCGACGGCCACGCAACTGCGTGGGGTCACGCCAATCTACCGCGCTTCGCCGGGCGGCGAGTGGCAACCCTCGCGATCGGCACCGGGCTCGGCGCGGGCTTCGTTCAGGAAGGGAAGATTTGGGCTGGCCGGCGTGGCGAATATCCCCGGGTGAACGACTTGCCGGCACCGGGCGGCAAAACGTACGAGGAGTTGCTCGGCGGTATTCACATCACCAAAGAGCCGACCCAAGAAGCGGAGGCTCGCGCGATCCTCGCGCTCGAATCCGCGTTAAAGGCGGTGAGCGATCTGTATTTCCCCGACGACATCGTTATCGCCGGCTCCGTCGGCCTCAGCCCCTGGCTCGCGCCTCATCTACACCGATTGGGCGCGATCCCGTCGCCGTTCGACCACGACGCCGGTCTCTACGGCGCCGCCGCGGTTGCCTTGTTCCCACCCCCGCTGTAAGGATGTAGGATGCTCGGCTATCACGCAAACATGGCAGTCGCGGTTGCTCATGCAACTCCGTACCTGGCGGGAGACGATGAGGCATTAAAGGAATTCACCTATGCCGCCGGCCGACTGGGCGTGCGCCAAGAGTTATATACCGTCCTCTTCAACCGGTCGGGTGTGCTTGCCAAAAATCGGCGGCAATGGTTCCAGTACCTGCGGGATCACGGCGGAAAGCGTGCCTTCTTAGCCGTTTTGCCGAAGCAAGCGGATTACTGGGAGATCCCCTTCAACCACGCCTTTACCGGAAATCACAATTGGGCGGTTTGCATCGAAACCGAAGATCGACCCAATTATTGGCACCTTCGCATTAATTCTTCCTATTCGGCCAATCCGTCCGAAGAACAGGTCGAGACCGGTCGGGAAATTCCCAGTCCAAGGCCGGGAGAAGAGAGGATCGAGCTCCACTGGGGATTGTTCCTCGCGGACCGCGAACACGTCTTTGTGAGGGGGAAGCTTGCCGCTTGCGAGCAGCAATTGAATACGTTGTTGACTGACCTTATTCTGTTTTGCGCCGAAAACGAATTGGAGGAATGGCGTAGCGTATTCGTTCGGTCATTGTCGATATTGGAATCCAAAATCGACCTCCCCATCATGGAAATGGGTCGCTACTTTCCATCGCGGGGATACAGCCCTCGCGTACAAAGACTTCTCTATTCGGCATTGGGCGCGGATGTTCTGGGTGGAATGGACTCGTGGAACGATCAGTATTTTCAAAACCAGGAGGTTAAGGCACGTTTTGATGCCCTTTCGTCGCGCATCGGGCCGGCCGTCGTGGAAGCCATCGTAGTTGCGTTGGATCAATTCGAACCGTCGTCGGGTGTCACTCTCTAATTGTGAGGCTGGGGTCCGGATGGCCCCGGAATGCTACACTCCCTTAGATGAGTTTCTCCGTCCAAGTGACGCCTGACCTGGTCGCGCTGGAACCCGGTGCGACGACTCCGATCAGCATCGTGGTCGTGAACAAGGGGACCGAGGCCGATCGATTTGAGATGGAGATCGACGGGATCGACGCCGAATGGAAGGCGGTTCCGGTCGGGGTTTTTGGCGTCGACGCCGGGGAAACCCACTCGGAAAAGGTCTTCTTCAAGCCGCCGCGAGCAAGCGAAAGCCTGGCCGGCAACTACCCGTTCGTTGTACGCCTCCGGTCGTTGGTTTCAGGCGAGTCGAAGACCGTACAGGGGGTGGCGCAGGTCAAGCCGTTCCACCATCTTTCCATGGAGGTCGACCCGAAGAAGGGGTTCATCTCCCCCACCCGCAAGCAAAACGTCTTCGACGTGACTCTGGTCAATCTTGGAAACACGGAGCACACCCTCCAATTGCTCGGGAACGATCCCGAGGATGCGTGCGCCTACGAATTCGATCAAGAGCAGGTGACGATTGGCGCGGGGCAGCAACGCGACGTGGAGCTCGTAGCCGACCCGGTGAAAAAGCCGATCTTTGCGAGCGGCCGGCTGATCGGTTTCACGGTTACCGGTCGAAGCGTTTCAACTCCGTCGGTGGGGGTCTCCGCGCAGGCCCAGCTCGAACAGCGCCCACTGGTTACTCCGACCTCGATCGCGGTGCTCGTATTACTGGGACTGCTGTTCAGCGCTTGGTTCTTGATGATGCCGAAGCCCCCGACGATCACCTTTGGGGTAACGCCCCAAAAGGCGATGCGCGGCGACACCGTCACCATCAACTGGAACGCCGAACATGCCAAGCGGATCGTCATCCGCGCGGGCGACCAGGAGATTTACGACGGCACCGAGCTTCAAAAGCAGATGGCGTACCAGGTCACCACACCCGGCGTGATCCGGTTCGTGGCGGAGGCGAGCGACGGGGAACGAAAACACGAAGAAACCCAGCAGGTGACGGTGGGAACGCCCGCTCCGATCCCCCCTCCCCAGATCACGTCGTTAGATGCCAATCCGAAACGAGTCAAACTCGGTGAGCCGTTCGTGATGAAGTACTCCCTCAGCGACAGCGTCTCGGAGGCGGTACTCGAACCGACCGGCGAAGCGATCGATCGTGTGCTGAACGAACGGGAGATCACCCCCACCCGATCCGGCGAAATCAAATACACCTTGGTCGCCAAGAACTCGGCCGGCGAGGTCGCGCGAAAGAGCTTTACCGTCTTCGTGCGGGACGAGAGCGATGCGCGAATCCTCGACTTTCATCCCAGCGCCAAAGTCGTCCCCGCGAACGACGGCCACGTAACGCTCACCTGGCAGGTCGTCAACGCGGTCCGGCTTGAAATAAAGGTCGAAGGAAGTCGCACCGACGTGGTGACCCCAACCACCGGCAGCCAAGATTACGTGATTACCGGCAAGACGACGTTTACGTTGACCGCGACCGACTCAAAGGGTAGAAAAGCCACCGCCCAAACCACTGTTACCATGGAACCTCCTGCCGTGCCTTCTTCGACCGGAATAACCTCCACCGCAACGGGAACGGAAGCCGGCGGGGCGGGAACCGAGACCACCGGCGGGACCGCTGGGGCCACGACCACGACCGGAGGAACGGCAACAACCGGCACTGCCACAGGGACCGGCACGACCGGTGGCCACCGATGAAGCGAGCGCTTCTTTCCGTAACCGATAAGACCGGCATCGTCGATTTCGCCCGATCGTTGAGCGAGCGTGGCTTCGAAATCGTAAGCACCGGCGGCACCGCCCGCGAAATACGGCAGGCGGGAATTCCCGTCGTCGAAGTTTCCGAGGTGACCGGCTTTCCGGAGATGCTTGACGGCCGGGTGAAG
This window encodes:
- the deoC gene encoding deoxyribose-phosphate aldolase, with translation MSLQDLHGLLSNLQRNPGIPLDLDWVDSIRVNRSAAERRAATLPARRTVKKKYQAAWLLRAIACMDLTTLGGDDTPGTVRRLCAKARRPVRQEVLAALGAEQLGVRVGAVCVYHQMVPTAVEALQGSGIPVAAVAAGFPHGLSPFAQRLDEIRSSVAAGATEIDIVITRAHVLTGDWRALYDEIAAFREACGEAHLKTILATGELGTLTNVGKASAVAMMAGADFIKTSTGKETENATLPVGLVMARQIREYLDRTGYKVGYKPAGGIRTAKQSLDWLILMKEELGNEWLLPDLFRLGASSLLTDIERQLEHHATGRYAATHHQPMP
- a CDS encoding acyl-CoA dehydrogenase family protein produces the protein MRSAEAALEESKRYFREEVAPKAQLIDQDPAMVAEAMRGLCERDLMALKRPAKFGGPEMSEPMFREYQEEIARTSGALAFLTTQHQSAVAMLSSCENQDLAAEYLPQMGDGGKLVGIGFSQLRRGGPPIMRAEPVDGGYRLEGHVPWITGGGLFPEFMIGAALPDGRSVFGIVPLEDREREIKVSPPMRLAAMESANTVSAEFSGFFLPKERVAYIRPPNWIKNNDQINVALQGHFALGCAQAGIDIVRQAGEKKGISFLTDAAAALEQELADCHVATAEAQKSVDEETTDERLRVRAWAIELAVRCAHAAIAASSGAANSLSHPAQRVYREALVYTVSAQTTAVMEATVRRLRR
- a CDS encoding putative N-acetylmannosamine-6-phosphate 2-epimerase, with the protein product MTLDDLLTLLHGCPLVASVQASEGSPVDDPETLLKLARASTLAGVRLLRLQGARNIRAIRRGTGVPVIGLIKRTYPDSDVYITPTIWEVDEVIDEGAEVVALDATARHRSGDALLGDLIAHAHSREALVLADIDTVENAVAAVAAGADMVSTTLGGYTSERAATTGADLELLRQTIAAVTVPVFAEGRYAHRWEIDAALRIGAAGVIVGGALNDPVKQTRALMPVRFEGDKVGAVDIGGTWLRFGTFTSDWKLIEVERTPNPPKREERLQWIRDRIQASGVHRVGVSTGGIVDPRTGLVWKAKEYLMADHVGIVFSEETLGIPTFAIGDGHATAWGHANLPRFAGRRVATLAIGTGLGAGFVQEGKIWAGRRGEYPRVNDLPAPGGKTYEELLGGIHITKEPTQEAEARAILALESALKAVSDLYFPDDIVIAGSVGLSPWLAPHLHRLGAIPSPFDHDAGLYGAAAVALFPPPL